DNA from Geobacillus vulcani PSS1:
ACAGCATGATCGAAGCCGGCATTCTCGACGGCGACTACGTCATCGTCCGCCAACAGTCATCGGCCAACAACGGCGACATCGTTGTCGCCATGACGGAAGACAACGAAGCGACGGTGAAGCGGTTTTTCAAGGAAAAAGACCACATCCGCCTGCAGCCGGAAAACGCGCATCTTGAACCGATCCTCGTCCGCGACTGCACGATTCTCGGCAAAGTGATCGGCGTCTATCGCCTGATCGACTAAGAGTCCGGCCAGCGCTGCCGCCATAACAAAAGCTGCCCGAAAAACAGGGCAGCTTTTTTATGCATCAGTAAAGCTCCAAATATTGATCCAATTCCCATTGATGGACCGTTGTCCGGTACATATCCCACTCGATTTCCTTCGCTTCGATGAAATGCTCGAATAAATGTTTGCCGAGCGCGTGAATCATCACTTCATCGGACTTCAAGTTTTCCAGCGCTTCATGCAGCGTTGCCGGCAAATCGACGATGCCTTCTTCGAGCCGTTCTTCTTTCGTCATGACGTAAATGTTTCGATCCACTGGCGCCGGAGGAGTGAGTTTGTTGCGAATGCCGTCAAGCCCAGCGGCTAAAAGCACCGCCATAGCCAAGTATGGGTTGGCCGACGGGTCGACACTGCGCACCTCGATGCGCGTGCTCATGCCGCGCGAAGCGGGAATGCGGATGAGCGGGCTGCGGTTGCGCGCCGACCAAGCGACGTAGCACGGCGCTTCATAGCCTGGAACAAGCCGCTTGTACGAGTTGACGGTCGGGTTCGTCACCGCCGTAAAGTTCGGCGCATGCTTCAGCACACCAGCGATAAACTGACGCGCCGTATCGCTCAACTGCAAATCGCCGTTCGGGTCGAAAAAGGCGTTTTCACCGTTGCGGAACAGCGACAAGTTGCAGTGCATCCCTGAACCGTTAATCCCAAAAATCGGCTTCGGCATAAAGGTCGCATGCAATCCGTGTTTGCGGGCGATCGTTTTGACGACGAGCTTAAACGTTTGAATGTCGTCGCACGCTTTAATGGCATGGGCGTATTTAAAATCAATCTCATGCTGGCCCGGGGCGACTTCATGATGGGACGCTTCGATTTCAAACCCCATTTCCTCAAGCTCAAGCACAATGTCGCGTCGGCAATTTTCCCCAAGATCCGTCGGCGCCAAATCGAAATAGCCGCCGCGATCGTTCAGCTCCATCGTCGGGTGTCCTTTTTCGTCCAGCTTAAAGAGGAAGAATTCTGGCTCAGCCCCTAAGTTAAAGGCGTTGAAGCCGAGCGACTCCATCTCTTTTAGCATCCGCTTCAAGTTATAGCGCGGACAGCCTTCAAACGGCGTGCCATCCGGGTTGTAAATGTCGCAGATAAAGCGGGCGACTTTTCCTTTTTCTGCGGTCCACGGGAAAATGACGAACGTATCCAAGTCCGGATACAAATACATATCCGACTCTTCAATGCGGACAAATCCTTCGATCGACGATCCGTCAAACATAATTTTGTTGTTAAGCGCTTTCTCCAACTGACTGATGGGAATTTCGACGTTTTTGATCGTGCCCAAAATATCGGTGAATTGCAGGCGGATGTACTTGACATTTTCCTCTTTGACGATGTGTAGAATGTCGTCACGCGTATATTTTGCCATGTTGAAACTCCTCCCCGGCTCGGAAATCATTTTCCGTCATTAATGAAAGAAGCGAGCGAGATCTCCTTGGCGAAGCGATGCGCGCTGAAACCGCCCGGCCTGCAACAATTCATTCCGCAAAATTTCGCGCAGTTCTTCATCCGACAGCTTCGGTTTTCCTGCTTTTTCGACTTTCTCCGCTTGCCCGTGGCGCCCTTCCTCCCGTGCGGCAAAAATTTGCTTAACGCCTGCCAAGTTGACGCCTTGGTCGATCAAATCTTTAATTTCCAGCAAGCGGTCAATATCATTGAGCGAAAACAGCCGCCGGTTGCCTTCGGTGCGCGCTGGCGAAACAAGGCCGTGCTCTTCATAATAGCGGATTTGCCGAGCCGACAAGTCGGTCAGCTGCATCACAATCCCAATTGGAAACAATGGCATGGAACGACGAATTTGGCTGCTCATGCCAATTCCTCCTCGCTTTTGATACCTTTATTTTACCATAATGTTAGGAAATGAGTCAATGAAACGTGACGTTTCCTCACAAACAAATCAACTGTTGTTCAAGCAAACGCTGAATGGCGGAACAGACGGCGATTTTCACATGCGAATACGTCAATCCGCCTTGCACATACGCGACATAGGGGGGACGCAACGGCCCATCGGCCGTCAACTCAATGCTTGCCCCTTGCACGAACGTGCCGGCGGCCATGATTACTTTGTCTTCATAGCCCGGCATCTCACTCGGATACGGGGTGAAATGAGCGTTGACCGGGGAGGAAGCCTGAATCGCTTGGCAAAATGCCACCATTTGTTCCGGATCGTCAAAACGGACGGACTGAACCAAATCCGTTCGCTTTGCCTTCCACGATGGCGAGGTTTTGAGTCCGATCCGCTCGAGCATCGCCGCCGTAAAAACCGCTCCCTTGAGCGCTTGCCCGACGACGTGCGGGGCAAGGAAAAACCCTTGGTACATCTCAAGCAAACTGTACAGCGACGGTCCGACTTCGGCACCGATGCCCGGTGATGTCATCCGATAGGCGCACGCTTCGACATATTCCCGCTTGCCGACAATGTAGCCGCCCGTTTTCGCCAGCCCCCCGCCGGGGTTTTTAATGAGCGATCCAGCCATCAAATCAGCGCCCACATGACACGGCTCTTTTTCTTCCACAAACTCCCCGTAGCAATTGTCGACAAACACGACAACATCCGGTTTAATCGACTTGACGAATGCAATCATGCGGCCGATTTCTTCGACGGTAAAAGACGGCCGGTCCGCATAGCCGCGTGAACGTTGAATGCCGATCATTTTCGTCCGTTCATGGATCGCTTCGCGAACGGCCGGCCAATCGACCATTCCATCCGCTGTGAGCGGCACGCTGCGATAACGAATGCCGAACTCCTTCAGCGAGCCGACGCCGCGGCCGCGGACGCCGACGATTTCCTCAAGCGTATCGTACGGAGCGCCGGTGATGTAAAGCAATTCATCACCCGGGCGCAAAATGCCGAACAAGGCGATGGCAATCGCGTGCGTGCCGGAAGTGATTTGCGGCCGCACAAGACCGGCTTCCGCTCCAAAGACATCAGCGTAAATGCGGTCGAGTGTATCGCGGCCCGTATCGCCATACCCATAACCGGTCGTCGGAATGAAATGGCCGTCGCTCACTTGATGACGACGGAAGCTTTCAAGCACCCGGTATTGGTTTGCTTCAATCAATTCGTCGATGCGGCGGTGAATCGGCGCGATTTGTGCTTCAATTTCCTCGATGAGAAGAGCGATGGTTTCTCCGTGTCTCCACTGTGTCCAAAACATCGATGAACCCTTTCTATCGTTGGAATGATTGCAGATCCCCATACAAGGGGTGCGTCGGCAGCACGTACCCTTGGCAATCGTACGTGCCCCCCTGTTCATTATAATGCCATTCATGCAAAATGGTGTCCGATTTTAACCGAGCGAGCCATTTTCCTTCGCCGCTTGGAATCGACACGTCGTAAGGCACCATTTGTTGTTTCACTGCTTTCTCAATAAAACCGCGAAGCCGGTCGATATCAGCGGCAGAAAGCGCGCTCATGACGAGCGCCTCGGTCGTCGTCGGAATGAATTCTGGCGTCTGTCGGTCACTTTTATTGTACACCGTGACCATCGGAATGGAGGAAGCCCCTAACTCCGCAATGAGCCGCAACACCGTTCGCTCATGTTCGGCGTAATCAGGATGCGACGAATCGACGACGTGAAGCAACAGATCCGCTTCCGTCACTTCCTCGAGCGTCGAGCGGAACGCGGCGACAAGCGTCGTCGGCAAGTCTTGAATGAACCCGACCGTATCGGTGACAAGCACCGTGTAGCCGCATGGCAAGACGCATTTGCGCGTCAACGGATCGAGCGTGGCGAACAACAAGTTTTCTTCCAACGAATCGGCAGCGGTCAGCCGATTGAAAATCGTTGATTTGCCGGCGTTCGTATAGCCGACGAGCGCCACTTGAAACGCTTGGTTTTTTTGCCGGCGCTCGCGGTACCGCCCGCGATGCTCGGCGATGCGCCGCAGTTCAGCTTTAATGTCGTCGATGCGGCGGCGAATGTGGCGTCGGTCGGTTTCCAGCTTCGTCTCCCCCGGGCCGCGCGTGCCGATGCCGCCGCCCAAGCGGGATAGCGCCTCTCCTTGGCCGCTAAGGCGCGGCAACAGATACTCGAGCTGGGCGAGCTCAACTTGCAGCTTTCCTTCTTTCGATCGGGCGCGCCTTGCAAAAATGTCTAAAATGAGCTGCGTCCGGTCAATCACTTTCACCTCGCCAAGCATGTTCGTCAAATTGCGCGCTTGACTTGGAGAAAGCTCACTGTTGAAAATGACGACG
Protein-coding regions in this window:
- the glnA gene encoding type I glutamate--ammonia ligase, coding for MAKYTRDDILHIVKEENVKYIRLQFTDILGTIKNVEIPISQLEKALNNKIMFDGSSIEGFVRIEESDMYLYPDLDTFVIFPWTAEKGKVARFICDIYNPDGTPFEGCPRYNLKRMLKEMESLGFNAFNLGAEPEFFLFKLDEKGHPTMELNDRGGYFDLAPTDLGENCRRDIVLELEEMGFEIEASHHEVAPGQHEIDFKYAHAIKACDDIQTFKLVVKTIARKHGLHATFMPKPIFGINGSGMHCNLSLFRNGENAFFDPNGDLQLSDTARQFIAGVLKHAPNFTAVTNPTVNSYKRLVPGYEAPCYVAWSARNRSPLIRIPASRGMSTRIEVRSVDPSANPYLAMAVLLAAGLDGIRNKLTPPAPVDRNIYVMTKEERLEEGIVDLPATLHEALENLKSDEVMIHALGKHLFEHFIEAKEIEWDMYRTTVHQWELDQYLELY
- a CDS encoding MerR family transcriptional regulator gives rise to the protein MSSQIRRSMPLFPIGIVMQLTDLSARQIRYYEEHGLVSPARTEGNRRLFSLNDIDRLLEIKDLIDQGVNLAGVKQIFAAREEGRHGQAEKVEKAGKPKLSDEELREILRNELLQAGRFQRASLRQGDLARFFH
- a CDS encoding methionine gamma-lyase family protein; translation: MFWTQWRHGETIALLIEEIEAQIAPIHRRIDELIEANQYRVLESFRRHQVSDGHFIPTTGYGYGDTGRDTLDRIYADVFGAEAGLVRPQITSGTHAIAIALFGILRPGDELLYITGAPYDTLEEIVGVRGRGVGSLKEFGIRYRSVPLTADGMVDWPAVREAIHERTKMIGIQRSRGYADRPSFTVEEIGRMIAFVKSIKPDVVVFVDNCYGEFVEEKEPCHVGADLMAGSLIKNPGGGLAKTGGYIVGKREYVEACAYRMTSPGIGAEVGPSLYSLLEMYQGFFLAPHVVGQALKGAVFTAAMLERIGLKTSPSWKAKRTDLVQSVRFDDPEQMVAFCQAIQASSPVNAHFTPYPSEMPGYEDKVIMAAGTFVQGASIELTADGPLRPPYVAYVQGGLTYSHVKIAVCSAIQRLLEQQLICL
- the hflX gene encoding GTPase HflX — its product is MNREQAILVGCQLAGVDDERFRYSMEELASLVATANGEVVAELTQKREAPHPATYIGKGKAEELAAIVKQLEPDVVIFNSELSPSQARNLTNMLGEVKVIDRTQLILDIFARRARSKEGKLQVELAQLEYLLPRLSGQGEALSRLGGGIGTRGPGETKLETDRRHIRRRIDDIKAELRRIAEHRGRYRERRQKNQAFQVALVGYTNAGKSTIFNRLTAADSLEENLLFATLDPLTRKCVLPCGYTVLVTDTVGFIQDLPTTLVAAFRSTLEEVTEADLLLHVVDSSHPDYAEHERTVLRLIAELGASSIPMVTVYNKSDRQTPEFIPTTTEALVMSALSAADIDRLRGFIEKAVKQQMVPYDVSIPSGEGKWLARLKSDTILHEWHYNEQGGTYDCQGYVLPTHPLYGDLQSFQR